Proteins found in one Candidatus Woesearchaeota archaeon genomic segment:
- a CDS encoding peptidase E, with the protein MKLYLSSYRLGKETDKLIEMTPIKKIAYIPNALDFEGADPKRKQKHIEKDMNSLKELGLQCELLDLKQYFNKEQELKQKLKQIKAVFISGGNTYVLRQAMKLSGMDKILNNIKENKENFLYAGYSAAGCVLSPSLKVYQTVDNPQTPYKEQKEIIWEGLGFIDYAFMPHYDSDHNESEDINKEIEYCKTNSKPYKAIRDGEVIIEEK; encoded by the coding sequence ATGAAACTATACTTATCATCATACAGACTTGGAAAAGAAACAGACAAATTAATAGAGATGACGCCAATTAAAAAAATAGCATACATTCCAAATGCACTAGATTTTGAAGGAGCAGACCCAAAAAGAAAACAAAAACACATAGAAAAAGACATGAACTCATTAAAAGAATTGGGACTTCAGTGCGAACTTTTAGATCTTAAACAATACTTCAATAAAGAACAAGAACTAAAACAAAAACTTAAACAAATAAAAGCAGTTTTCATAAGCGGCGGAAACACATACGTATTAAGACAAGCAATGAAACTAAGCGGAATGGATAAAATACTAAACAACATCAAAGAAAACAAAGAAAACTTTCTCTACGCAGGATACAGCGCAGCTGGATGCGTACTTTCACCTTCTCTTAAAGTATATCAAACAGTAGACAACCCGCAAACTCCATACAAAGAACAAAAAGAAATAATATGGGAAGGACTCGGCTTCATAGATTACGCATTCATGCCGCACTATGATTCAGACCATAACGAATCAGAAGATATAAACAAAGAAATAGAATACTGCAAAACAAACAGCAAACCATACAAAGCCATCAGAGACGGC